CTGAAGCCCGAAAACAAAGGTAGACCTTTTGCCCTGAATGCGATCGATGTAACCCAGGAAGCCCTGGCAGGGCTGAAAGATTATCTTTCCGCACAGGTCCTGAAAATCGCCGAGAAAAAGATGGTCTGGCTGCGCAAAGCATACGCCGACAGGCCTGATCTTATCGAGAACGGTGAGATCCTTGATCAGTATGTTCGCGATACGCTCAGCATCGTCAGGCGTGTGACCCGTGTGGAGGCAGCCTATGACTCTCACCTGATCTTTGAAGCGGTGAATGAAAACAGGGAATTGAAGATCAAGCTTTTCAAACAGATCGATCAGAATAATCCTAACAAGCCCTGGTTCTTCACCAACACCTCTTCCGTTCCCATCCATTTATTGGATGAGGGGGCCGGGCTTGGCGGACGGATCCTGGGTTTTCATTTTTATAATCCTCCCGCCGTTCAGAAGCTTGTTGAGCTGATTGTTACGGATAAAACGATCCCTGAAGCCAAATCGTTTGCGCTGGATTTTGCCGGGAACCTGAAAAAAGTGGTGGTTCCCTCCAACGACTTTGCAGGCTTCATCGGTAATGGCCATTTCATGCGGGATGCCCTTCACGGCATTCATGAGGTGGAGAAATTGAACAGGGAAATGCCGTTCGTTGAAGCGGTCTACATGATCAATAAGATCACCCAGGATTATCTGGTCAGACCGATGGGTATTTTTCAACTGGTTGATTATGTGGGCATTGATGTTACCCAGTTCATCATGAAGGTGATGAATCCATTTCTGCCCGATGAAGATCTTCACAGCGACCTGTTGGATCAAATGATGGAAATGGGTGTCAGGGGTGGACAGTTTGCCGATGGATCGCAGAAAAATGGATTTTTGAAATACGAAAAGGGTAAACCTGCCGGCATTTTTGATCCGGGCAAGAAAGAGTATGTTCCACTGGCGGAATTCGTTGGTAAATGCGATGAAAAGCTTGGTGCGCTGCCATCCTCAGTGATCAACTGGAAAACTGCCGTCAAGTTGAAGAACAAGGATGAAAAGCTGGCTGCTTTTTTCAATGACCTGAAGAAATCGGATGCGCCGGGAGCAAAGCTGGCAGTGAACTACGGCCAGAAATCAAACGAAATCGGTCAGAAGCTGGTCGCCAGCAACGTGGCCTTCAGCAAGGAGGATGTCAATACAGTTCTCCTGACAGGTTTTTTTCACGCTTACGGGCCTATTAATGCATTTTTTGAATGATTTAGGGTCACAATTTGGTTATGTCACGTATTAACGATTATGAACCGAATTGTCATATTTAGTCATTCATAGTCATTAATCGTCATTATGGGTAAAGGTGTTGAGGAGCTGGAGGTATATCAGAGATCGCTTATATTGGGGGAGAAGATATATCAGGTTGTGAAGAAATAGGACTGGTTTGATAAAAATACCATTGGAATCCAGATCATCAGGTCGGTAGATTCTGTGGCAGCGAATATTAGCGAAGGATTTGGCAGGTACTTTTATAACGATTCAAGAAGATTTGTTTATTATTCAAGAGGATCTTTATATGAAACAAATACGTGGTTGAAAAAGGCCTATTTACGGAAATTGATTGATCAAGAGGACTATAATAAAATAGAAAATGAAATAAAAACAATTGGAGTAAAACTCAATAATTACATCAAATCAATAGGAAATCAAAATATGAATGACGCGAGGCCCGAAGGGCCGAGCATATGACCACAAATAACTATTTTATCATGCAAAAGCTCAGAAGAAAAGTCTACATGGCTGCCGGGTATAACACGATCGCGCTGGGCACTGGCCGAAGCGAATTCAATCCCAGAAAACCCCGCCCGGGGATTGAGCACTACATCCGGGAAGCCGGACAGGGAACGTTACTTCAGATAGGAGGTGCGCGGAATGTAGATGAGGGAACGATCGGTAACTTCATGGCAGCCCGGTTCAACAAACAGGGACACCTGGCAGGTATGATACCCATGATCGATGAAGGCCTGCAATACAAACCCTGTACCCGTACCGAAGGCGCCTGCGCCTCCGGAGCCCTGGCCCTGATGGCAGGTGTTCGTTCCATACTGGCTGAAACAGCCGAGGTGGTGCTGACCGTGGGCGTTGAAGTCCAGAACACCTATAAAGCCATCTACGTTGCGGATATTCTTGCCGGGGCAGGCTGGTTTCAGAAACGGAAAAACGGGCATGCCTACTTTTTTCCCGGGCAGTTCAGCGACCGGGCAGGAGCTTACTATGCCAAATACGGAATGGAAACAGCACGGAAAGGAATGGGCCGCTGGTTCCGGAATGCCATCGAAAATGCACGGCTTTGCCCTACCGCACAGGAATACGAAAATAAAGTGGAAGATCTGGAGGCACTGTACCACAAGATGAAACTTAACGGCGAAACTTTTCTTGATCATCTTAATGTGTTGGATTGCTCGAAAGTTTCTGATGCGGCTTCTGCCATTGCCATTCTTTCGGAGGAAGGCCTGAAACGGGTCGGCATACCTAAAAACCAGACTGTTGAGATCGTAGGCTGGGCGCAGGCGGAACGGAATCTGACGAATGATCCGCCTGACCTCACCGAACTGACAACCATAAAAAAAGCAGCGGCTCAGGCACTGGAATCGGCAGGCATAACCATCAACGAACTGGCAACGATCGAACTGCACGACTGTTTCAGCATTGCGGGAGTTTTATCCATTGAAGCCCTTGGTTTCGCAAAACCTGGCGGAGGAGCTGATTTCATTGCCGCCGGCTTTACCGCACGGAACGGAAAGATTCCCGTCAACACCACCGGTGGCCTGATCGGCTGGGGCCATCCAACAGGCGGAACAGGCGTGCACCAGGCCGTGACCATTTGGGAACAGCTTACGGGAAATGCGGGTGCTGCACAGATCGAAATACCAAAGGACCGGCCTTACGGTATGACCATGAATATGGGCGGGGATGATGTGACGGTGGTGGCGATCGTGTATAAGCGAGGGGAGTAGCCAGTCAGCGGTCAGCGGTCGGCGGTCAGCAGTCAGCGGTCGGCAGTCAGCAGTCAGCAATAGAACAATAGAACAATCGAACAGTAAGCAGCGAAAAACAAACGACGAAAAGCAATTTGACAATTTAACAATTTGACAACGAAGAACCATTAATACCCACGAATTTATGTCTGAATTCAAAGAGGAATTTAAAGTAAAAGGTCAGGAGCTTCTTGATAAAGTCAAAGATATCATTCACGAAGGGAACATACGCCGTATCGTCATTAAAAACGATGACGGCAAGACCATCCTGGAGTTTCCGCTGACCTTCGGAGTGATCGGTGCCGTTCTGGTTCCCATCCTGGCGGCCGTTGGTGCCGTTGCTGCCCTGGCTGTCGATTACACCATCGAAGTGTATAAGACCGAAGAGGAACCTGAAGCGAAAAAGGATGAACAACCGGGTAACTGAATTGTTTGGGATACGGTACCCCATCATCCAGGGAGGGATGATCTGGTGCAGCGGCTGGAAACTGGCCTCGGCCGTGAGCGCCGCCGGAGGACTCGGATTGATCGGCGGGGGATCCATGGATCCGGATGTTTTCAGGACGCATATCCGCAGTGCGAAGGAACAGACACGCCATCCTTTCGGGGTCAACCTTCCGCTCATCTATTCCCGGGTAGATGAGATGGTGGGCATCGTGATCGAAGAGGGGGTCAGGATCGTATTTACGTCGGCAGGCAATCCCAAAAAATACACTTCTTTATTCAAAGAGCACGGAATAAAGGTTGCTCACGTCATTGCCAATCAGAAGTTTGCCTTGAAATGCGCAGAGGCCGGTGTGGATGCCATTGTTGCCGAAGGCTTTGAGGCCGGCGGGCATAACGGCATCGAGGAGACCACGACCATGGCACTGATACCGCTGATCAGGAAATCCGTTTCGCTGCCGCTCATTGCAGCGGGCGGCATCGCCTCGGGCCGCGCCATGCTGGCCGCTTTCGCGCTCGGTGCGGAAGGTGTGCAGATCGGAACCCGGTTTGCAGCATCGGTTGAATCCGCCGCCCATCCAGCGTTCAAACAGAAGATTGTGGAGGCTGCCGACGGGGATACCAAACTGACACTGAAAAGTATCATCCCGGTCCGGCTGATTAAAAACGAGTTCTTCAGGAAAGTGGAAGAGCTGGAACGAAGGGGAGCATCCAGGGAAGAAATGATGGAACTCCTTGGTCACGGACGGGCCAGGCGGGGAATGTTTGAAGGGGATACGGAGGAAGGTGAGCTGGAGATTGGACAGGCATCGGCACAGATCGATCAGATCAAACCGGCAGGAGCGATCGTGGAGGAGATCATACGGGAATTCCACGAAGCGAAGAGGGAGCTGGCAGAGGAAGGTTTTTAATCTACTGGATACATTCAATGTACCCTACCCCCGACGGGGGAGGGGTATTGCACCGGAATATGAGTCCAGTACCGATACCAATCGGAGTGGTTTGGGTTATATGCCAGTGAGGTGACCACGGAGAACACGGAGGATACACGGAGAGCACGGAGAGAGCGATGCATCGTAAGATTCAGGTCCAGAGACATACGTTGAATTACAGGATCATCCGGGAAACGGTATGGTCGCCAATATTGGTCTTCTTGCATGAAGGGCTGGGGTGCATTAAAAAATGGAAGGACTTTCCCGAAAACCTTTGCAAGGCCACCTGCCTGACAGGCTTTGTATATGACCGTTACGGCTATGGCGATTCCGATGGCCTTCAGGAACCACGGCAGCCGGATTTCCTGTTTCATGAGGCCTTTGAGGTACTGCCGGAGTTGCTTGACAAGCTGAACATCCACAAGCCTTTGATCCTTGTTGGCCACAGCGATGGTGGCTCCATCGCACTTTTATACGCATCCAGATTCCCCGACCGTGTGAAAGCACTGATCCTGGAAGCGCCACACGTTAAATTAGAGGAGGTCTCAGCCCAGAGCCTTAAAGCTGCCATCCGGGCCTATCAGTCCGGTGACCTGAAAGAACGGCTCCAGAAATACCATGGTGAGAAAACTGACTCTATGTTTCATGGTTGGGCAGACATCTGGACCGATGAACGCATGCGGGACTGGAATATTGAATCCTGTCTTTCATCCATCAAAGCACCTGTATTATTCCTGCAGGGACGACTCGACGAATATGGAACAGAAGAACAGATGTGGGCCATCTCCAAAAGAATACAAGCACCGTTTGAAGCGGAGATCATCCCCGACTGCGGACACATTCCCCATCAACAGGCGGAGGAGTTCGTGCTGGAGAGGATGGTTGAGTTTATTGGGAGGTTGGTAAGTAGCCAGTAGCCGGTCAGCAGTCGGCAGTCAGCGGTCAGCGGTCAGCAGTCAGCTATAACTTACAAACAGCACCAAAAAGCTTGTAGCTTGCAGACAATAAAAATTTTCCTCGTTTCATCCTTTTTCCTAAATTTGCCCATTCAACCTTCATTTTCATGGACTTTGCCTTTACCGAAGAGCAATTGATGATCCGAAAAGCGGCAAGAGACTACGCCGAGCGGGAGCTGATCAAGGATGTGATTGAGCGTGATACCAGGGCAGAGTTTCCCTTTGAACATGTGAAGAACCTGCGGGAGCTTGGTTTTTTTGGCATGATGGTCGACCCGGCTTTCGGCGGCATAGGGATGGATTCCATTGCCTACTGCCTGGCCATCGAGGAATTTTCGAAAATCGATGCTTCGGTGGGGGTTTTGCTGGCTGTGCATAATTCACTGGCTTGCGGAGGCATTGAAAAGTTCGGCACTGCTGAGCAGAAGGAGAAGTATCTTCCAGCTTTGGCATCCGGTGAAAAGATCGGTGCATTCCTTTTATCCGAACCGGAAGCAGGCTCGGATGCTTCACGCCAGAAGACCCTGGCCGAGGAAAAAGGTGATCATTACCTGGTGAACGGTACGAAGAACTGGATCTCCAGCGCCGACAGCGGCTCGGTGTACATCACTGTCGCGCAGACCTACCCTGAGCTGGCGCACAGGGGCATCAATGCCTTCATCATCGATAAAGACACTCCAGGGATCTCACTCGGTCCCCATGAAGATAAAATGGGTATGCGCAGTTCCGACACGCATTCTGTAATGTTCACCGACGTGAAAGTTCCCAAAGAGAACCGGATCGGTGAGGATGGCTTCGGATTCAAGTTTGCCATGAAGATGCTGGAAGTGGGGCGCATCGGGATCGCTGCTCAGGCGACCGGGATCGCTGCGGGCGCCCTGGAGCGCTCCCTGCGATATGCCCAGGAACGGAAGGCGTTCGGTAAGTTGCTCATTGAGCATCAGGCCATCGCCTTCAAGCTGGCCGACATGGCCGTGAAGGTGGAAAATGCCCGTAACCTGGTCCATAAGGCTGCCTGGCTGAAAGACCACGGTCAGCCGTATGGCATGGCCAGCTCCATGGCCAAGCAGTATGCGGCCGACATCGCCATGGAGGTCACCACCGAGGCGGTCCAGATCCACGGCGGCTACGGGTATGTGAAGGAATATCACGTGGAGAGGCTGATGCGCGACGCGAAGGTCACGCAGATCTACGAGGGTACCTCTGAGATTCAGAAGATCGTGATCGCGAGGGCGTTGGTCAAAGGATAATACATTGTTCAATTGTTCTATTGTTCAATTGTTGGGTTGTGATGGAGAAGAAATATCTGAAGCTTAATGATATTGATGCTTACAAGAGAGCATTTATATTAAGTAATAAAGTCTGGGAGAAAGTAATACTTTGGGATTATTTTTCGCGGGATACGGTTGGTAAACAGTTTACTAGAGCAATAGATTCAATATCGGCAAATATTGCTGAGGGTTTTGGTAGATATTCGAAAAAGGATAAAATTAAACACTATCGTATAGCAATAGGTTCTTTAAAAGAATCTTATGATTGGAATGAAAAGTCAAAAGCCAGAAATCTTATTTCTGAAGATATCTATAATCAAATACTCGAAGAACTAAAGAAAATTCATCTTGAGATTAACCAATTGATAAAATATACTAACGAGAAGCTGACCATTTAACAATAGAACAATAGAACAATAGAACAATAGAACAATAGAACCATGAAAATTTTAATTTGCATGAGCAACGTCCCTGACACCACCACGAAGATCAGGTTCAGGGATGGAAACACAGCACTGGATGCGACGGGCGTGCAGTGGATCATTAATCCCTGGGACGAGCTGGCGTTGACCAGGGCGTTGCAGTTAAAGGAAGAACCGGGTAGCGGTATTGAAAAGGTGACGGTCATTACGGTTGGCACTGCCGAAGCAGAGCCAACCATCCGGAAAGCCCTGGCGATCGGGGCTGATGATGCGATCAGGGTGAATTGCAGCCCGGCGGATGCTTACGATGTGGCCCGCCAGATAGCGGAAGCCGTGCGAAACGAAGGATATGACCTGATCCTGTGCGGGATCGAATCATCGGATTACAATAATTCGATGGTCGGTGGCATGGTCTCCGAATTCCTGAACGTTCCTTCCGTGTCGTCTGTTTCTTCCGTCGCCGTCGAAAATGGTCAGTTCAAGGTCAGGCGCGAGATTGATGGCGGGAAGGAGTTGCTTCTGGTCGGGGCTCCCTTTGTTGCCATTGTGCAGAAAGGGATTGCCTTTGAGCCGCGGATCCCCTCCATGCGGGGCATCATGATGGCCCGCACCAAGCCGCTGCGCGTGGCGGAACCTGTTCCCTCCGAGGTCCTGGTCGAACATCTCAGCTACGAACTGCCACCGGCAAAGGCAAAATGCAAAATGGTCACGGAAGACAATGCACGGGAGCTTGTGCAGTTATTGCACACGGAAGCGAAGGTCATCTGAAATGAGAGGAGAAAGGAGAGAGGAGAGAGGAGAGAGGAGAAATAATATAACGAAAATTGAAAACCGACAAACGAAAATCATATGTCCATACTTGTTTATACCGAAAACTGGGATGGGAAGTTCAAGAAGCTTTCCTATGAATTGGTATCCTACGCCCACGCTGCAGCAAAAATGCTGAATACGGAAACCATTGCCGTTTCCATTGGTGACGTGAGCGAAACAGAACTCGCTTCCCTGGGGAAATACGGAGCATCCCGCGTGTTATCCGTAAAAGATCCCCGTCTGAACCAGCTGGTCAATCAGGCGCATGCCACGGTGGTGGCTCAGGCGGCTGAGCAGGTTAAGGCACAGGTGGTGGTCGTAGCCAATAATTTTACCGGAAAGGCCATTGCACCACGCTTATCTGTCAAGCTGAAAGCGGGGGTGGGAGCGGGAGTTACGGGATTGCCGGTCACAGTGGAACCCTTTACGGTACATAAAAAAGTCTTCAACGGTAAAGCATTTGCTGCCATTGCGATCAAGACACCTGTAAGAATCCTCACGCTTCTGCAGAATTCGTATGGGGTGCATGAAACAGAAGGCGCAGCTGTGATCGAAGCATTCCATCCGCAACTTTCAGCCGATGAT
Above is a genomic segment from Bacteroidales bacterium containing:
- a CDS encoding 3-hydroxyacyl-CoA dehydrogenase family protein gives rise to the protein MTYDERLQNVSILGAAGKMGSGILLLTVVEMMDLSLKPENKGRPFALNAIDVTQEALAGLKDYLSAQVLKIAEKKMVWLRKAYADRPDLIENGEILDQYVRDTLSIVRRVTRVEAAYDSHLIFEAVNENRELKIKLFKQIDQNNPNKPWFFTNTSSVPIHLLDEGAGLGGRILGFHFYNPPAVQKLVELIVTDKTIPEAKSFALDFAGNLKKVVVPSNDFAGFIGNGHFMRDALHGIHEVEKLNREMPFVEAVYMINKITQDYLVRPMGIFQLVDYVGIDVTQFIMKVMNPFLPDEDLHSDLLDQMMEMGVRGGQFADGSQKNGFLKYEKGKPAGIFDPGKKEYVPLAEFVGKCDEKLGALPSSVINWKTAVKLKNKDEKLAAFFNDLKKSDAPGAKLAVNYGQKSNEIGQKLVASNVAFSKEDVNTVLLTGFFHAYGPINAFFE
- a CDS encoding electron transfer flavoprotein subunit beta/FixA family protein, with the protein product MKILICMSNVPDTTTKIRFRDGNTALDATGVQWIINPWDELALTRALQLKEEPGSGIEKVTVITVGTAEAEPTIRKALAIGADDAIRVNCSPADAYDVARQIAEAVRNEGYDLILCGIESSDYNNSMVGGMVSEFLNVPSVSSVSSVAVENGQFKVRREIDGGKELLLVGAPFVAIVQKGIAFEPRIPSMRGIMMARTKPLRVAEPVPSEVLVEHLSYELPPAKAKCKMVTEDNARELVQLLHTEAKVI
- a CDS encoding acyl-CoA dehydrogenase family protein, which encodes MDFAFTEEQLMIRKAARDYAERELIKDVIERDTRAEFPFEHVKNLRELGFFGMMVDPAFGGIGMDSIAYCLAIEEFSKIDASVGVLLAVHNSLACGGIEKFGTAEQKEKYLPALASGEKIGAFLLSEPEAGSDASRQKTLAEEKGDHYLVNGTKNWISSADSGSVYITVAQTYPELAHRGINAFIIDKDTPGISLGPHEDKMGMRSSDTHSVMFTDVKVPKENRIGEDGFGFKFAMKMLEVGRIGIAAQATGIAAGALERSLRYAQERKAFGKLLIEHQAIAFKLADMAVKVENARNLVHKAAWLKDHGQPYGMASSMAKQYAADIAMEVTTEAVQIHGGYGYVKEYHVERLMRDAKVTQIYEGTSEIQKIVIARALVKG
- a CDS encoding DUF4342 domain-containing protein: MSEFKEEFKVKGQELLDKVKDIIHEGNIRRIVIKNDDGKTILEFPLTFGVIGAVLVPILAAVGAVAALAVDYTIEVYKTEEEPEAKKDEQPGN
- a CDS encoding beta-ketoacyl synthase N-terminal-like domain-containing protein produces the protein MQKLRRKVYMAAGYNTIALGTGRSEFNPRKPRPGIEHYIREAGQGTLLQIGGARNVDEGTIGNFMAARFNKQGHLAGMIPMIDEGLQYKPCTRTEGACASGALALMAGVRSILAETAEVVLTVGVEVQNTYKAIYVADILAGAGWFQKRKNGHAYFFPGQFSDRAGAYYAKYGMETARKGMGRWFRNAIENARLCPTAQEYENKVEDLEALYHKMKLNGETFLDHLNVLDCSKVSDAASAIAILSEEGLKRVGIPKNQTVEIVGWAQAERNLTNDPPDLTELTTIKKAAAQALESAGITINELATIELHDCFSIAGVLSIEALGFAKPGGGADFIAAGFTARNGKIPVNTTGGLIGWGHPTGGTGVHQAVTIWEQLTGNAGAAQIEIPKDRPYGMTMNMGGDDVTVVAIVYKRGE
- a CDS encoding nitronate monooxygenase, which produces MNNRVTELFGIRYPIIQGGMIWCSGWKLASAVSAAGGLGLIGGGSMDPDVFRTHIRSAKEQTRHPFGVNLPLIYSRVDEMVGIVIEEGVRIVFTSAGNPKKYTSLFKEHGIKVAHVIANQKFALKCAEAGVDAIVAEGFEAGGHNGIEETTTMALIPLIRKSVSLPLIAAGGIASGRAMLAAFALGAEGVQIGTRFAASVESAAHPAFKQKIVEAADGDTKLTLKSIIPVRLIKNEFFRKVEELERRGASREEMMELLGHGRARRGMFEGDTEEGELEIGQASAQIDQIKPAGAIVEEIIREFHEAKRELAEEGF
- a CDS encoding alpha/beta hydrolase, translated to MHRKIQVQRHTLNYRIIRETVWSPILVFLHEGLGCIKKWKDFPENLCKATCLTGFVYDRYGYGDSDGLQEPRQPDFLFHEAFEVLPELLDKLNIHKPLILVGHSDGGSIALLYASRFPDRVKALILEAPHVKLEEVSAQSLKAAIRAYQSGDLKERLQKYHGEKTDSMFHGWADIWTDERMRDWNIESCLSSIKAPVLFLQGRLDEYGTEEQMWAISKRIQAPFEAEIIPDCGHIPHQQAEEFVLERMVEFIGRLVSSQ
- a CDS encoding electron transfer flavoprotein subunit alpha/FixB family protein, producing the protein MSILVYTENWDGKFKKLSYELVSYAHAAAKMLNTETIAVSIGDVSETELASLGKYGASRVLSVKDPRLNQLVNQAHATVVAQAAEQVKAQVVVVANNFTGKAIAPRLSVKLKAGVGAGVTGLPVTVEPFTVHKKVFNGKAFAAIAIKTPVRILTLLQNSYGVHETEGAAVIEAFHPQLSADDFKTTVEEVSKVTGKVLLTDAEVVISGGRGMKGPENWELVEELARLLRGATACSRPVSDEGWRPHEEHTGQTGKIIAPDLYWAFGISGAIQHLAGVSSSRVIAAVNKDPDAPIFEAADYGIVGDAMKVLPELIAAVKEMKGE
- a CDS encoding four helix bundle protein yields the protein MEKKYLKLNDIDAYKRAFILSNKVWEKVILWDYFSRDTVGKQFTRAIDSISANIAEGFGRYSKKDKIKHYRIAIGSLKESYDWNEKSKARNLISEDIYNQILEELKKIHLEINQLIKYTNEKLTI